The genomic region GATTTTAATCATGTTTTTGAAAAACAAGCAGGATAATCAAATATTCAAAGATTTAATATCTGCCAGTGAGAGCAGCATAGATTTTTGGAACAATGATATTGATGATGAGGTATGGAATAATGTATAAACAGGGTGATATCTTAATTAATTCCAATACCTTTCAGTGATTTGACTTCCAATAAAAAACGCCCTGTTCTGGTTTTATCCAATAATAATTATAATAGCAAGACGGAAGATATAGTGGTTGCGGCCATTACTTCGAACCTGACAGCAAAGGATTATATTGTAATGCTGACCGGTAACGACCTTGACGAGGGAACCTTAAAGGTGGGATTCCTGCGTAAGGGTGGATAAGATTTATACCTTATCCCAAAGTATTGTAATTAGCAACTCTGGTGCTGTGAAGAAGTATATTATAGATGCTGTCAGGGAAAAGCATAAGCTTATGTTTCATATAAAGGCTGGATGAACGGCAGGAAATCATATGGCTTTACCCATGTGTTTCTGCAGCCTAACTATTATGCTACTCAGGCGCCTTTGGAAGACCGCATGGAGCGGGCAGCGGCTTTGGCCCAAAAGTATGGGACGGGAATTGAAATCGAACTGTTTACGACGACCTGTATAAATGGATCAACGGTAATTATAACTGATGCTCTTTTTACGAGATGTATCTGTAAAAAAGAAGCGAATACTCCAAAGGAGCGAATACTATGAATTTGCCTAAAAAACGTATCCTGGTAATGACCGCTGTTCAGGCAGAACGGGATGCGGTATTGCGTGGGCTGAAGGGCGATCAAAGGTTTGATGTCTGCTTGGCGGGTGTTGGCCCGGCAGCGGCGGCAGCCAATACGGCAAGGATCTTGGCAACTGCTGAATACGACCTGGTAGTGAGCGCCGGTATTGGTGGAGGGTTCCCTGGCAGGGCTGAGATTGGTTCCCTTGTGGTGGCAAATGAAATTGTTGCCGCGGATTTAGGGGCGGAAACCCCGAAAGGTTTCATGAGTTTGGATGAATTGGGCTTCGGATGTACCCGTGTTCAGGCGGATCTCTGCCTGGTGAACCGGTTGACTGAAGCGTTATTTGCGGCCAATCTACCGGTCAGCGCTGCCCCTATATTGACTGTATCTACAGTGACGGGTACGGCTGAGAGTGCGGTAGAAATGGCGGCACGGGTACCGGGGGCCGCTGCTGAGGCAATGGAGGGGTATGGTGTGGCTGTTGCGGGACAGGCGCTTGGTGTGCCGGTGCTGGAAATCCGCTCTGTCTCAAACCTGGTTGGCTTAAGGGAACGGAGCACATGGCGTATAGATGAGGCATTGGCCGCTCTCGAAGCGGCAAGTTCAGTATTATTGGAGGTTTTACTATGAGAATTGCTTTTTCTCCTTGTCCTAACGATACTTTTATATTCCATGCCTGGGTACATGGACTGATTCCGGGTGCTCCGAAGCTGGAGGTTACTTATGCCGATATTGACATCACCAACAGTTTGGCGGCCGGTGGTAACGGGCCGGAGGTGATTAAGATTTCTTATGCAGCTCTCCCATGGGTATTATCTGATTACGCGCTGCTCCCATGTGGAGGTGCACTGGGCAGAGGTTGTGGGCCGCTGGTATTAACGTCGCTAAAAGCAGGTAATACCGAGGATCCGGCGGTTTTGGCCGGTAAACGGATTGCGGTACCCAGTGAAAGATCAACGGCCTACCTGTTGTTCCGCCTGTGGGCAGCTCAAAAAGTACCAGGGGGGGTAGGCGAGATAGTGGTTATGCCTTTTCATGAGATTATGCCGGCGGTGCGTGACGGCGCCGTTGATGCCGGGCTGGTGATTCACGAGGCACGCTTCACTTACCCTTCTTACGGGCTGGACCTTTTGGCTGATCTGGGCAGTTGGTGGGAAGCTGATACCAATCTGCCGATTCCTTTGGGAGCGATCGTCGCCCGTCGGAACCTGGATTTAACGGCTGTCGCTGACTGGATTCGGGCCTCGCTCAGATACGCGTGGGCACACCCGGAGGCTTCACGGGAGTATGTAATGTGCCATGCTCAGGAGCTGTCGCCTGAAGTTGCCCAGGCACATATTAATCTTTACGTAAACGAGTTCAGTGAAAATTTAGGCGAGACAGGGTATCAAGCGGTAACTACCTTACTCAGCCGGGCCGCACAGGCAGGGCTGGTGCCCAGGGTGGACTTGGCGGCCTTATCATAACCATGTATGCCAAGGGTATGCCCGTCCGTGATATCGAAGACCACATGAGGGACATCTACGGTATTTAATATAAGCCTCCACTCGAGAGCGGAGGCTTTATTGTACTATATTTACTGGGTTTGATTACTTACATTAGCATCTACCTGTTGTTTACTGGTTCTCGGCATTCCCTAAAGCTTCATCAATTTGCTTTTGAAATGGATTAGGTTTACTTTGTTTAATGGCGGCACACTGACAATGATGAGTATGTCCACAAGCTTTAACTTTTCTTTCAATAGGCGGCTTATCTTTTGTTGACCTGATGAGGTTAAACATGGCTACCGGCATAGCTCTCATGACTCCTCCACATTGGACACATATCAGTTCCAACCCTTTTTTGGCTTCATAATCAACCATCACCGGTCTTTTTGTCCCACATTCACTGCAAAGAAAGTCATATATAGGCATAATTAACCTCCTTGAAAAGAAATATTTAGGCTGTTGCCTTAATATGTTCTTTAACCAAGGAAACTGCAGCGTTAGCATCAGAACCATATTTTGCGCCGATTTGGGAAGCAATCTGTTCATTCATTGCTGCGCCACCGGTCATGACCAAATACTTGTCGGCCAAGCCTTTTGCTTTAAGCAATTCTACTGTTTTTTCTGCGTAAATAACCGATGAGTTGGTCATGACGGATATACCAATTGCCACCGCATTATTAGCTTCTGCTGCTTCAACAAATTGTTCAGGTTTAACATTCTTGCCAAGATCAATAACATTAAAGCCGTTGGCTTTGAGCATTAGGACAACAAGATTTTTTCCGATGTCCTGAGTGTTCCCACGAATCAGACCCACTACCACCGTTTTTTTATTCCCGTCCCCTGCTCCTGATGCTTCCAGCAGCGGAACAAGAATAGCCATAGCCTTTTCCATAGTCTTGGCAGATTTGATCATATCGGTGATGAAACGTTCGTTACGCTCATACAAGTCGCCGACCATTTTCATACCAAGGGATAAACCGTCAAATATAATCTGCTGCGGGGTTAACCCGAGTTCCAGACCTTTTTTGGTCCACTCAACGACTTTATCACCGTCGTATTCCAAAATCGCATCCGCCAGATTTGAATAAACCTCTTCTTCCGGAGTTTTATTTGCCTTCTTTTGAATGCCCATTCTGACCATTTGATCGTTATCCGTTGATATTTTGCGCATACCCGGGTGGTTGGGGTGGCCCGCCAAATAAACGTTGCTCAGGTCACCAAGGGCCTCGATGTCTATCGGGTACTTGATCGATGCACAGGTATCAATCAACGCGCGCATGTTTTCCTCCGGAACAGTCCAGTCAATGTCACAACCGGGCATGCAGACAAATCCGCCGTTATACCCAACTTCAACAGCCAATTTCTTGACTTCCCTGGCAACATCCTCGGGGGTGCCATGGACTAATGTTGAGTAGGGGCTGACCGTACCCATCAGTGAAATTTTGTCTCCGATAGCTCGCTTGGCATGGTCTGCTCCAGGATACATATCGCCGTTAAAGTTAAAGGTGCCGCTATTGGCAATGTCGGACCAGATGGGTTGGGTAAAGGTACATGTATGAGTGAACCCGATACCGCCAATTTCCTTAATATAAGCGAATAACCTCTGCTGGTAGGGCAAGCCAAACTCTCTATACATTTCCGGCGGTAAAATGTCACTGGAGCAGAATGGGTCAAGAATATTGCAGACATCAACACCAGCTTCAAACATCATTCGGCAGACATTTTTAACCACGTCAAGGGATAATTCTATAACCTCTTTAGCGAAATCCGGATCTTCAGCCAAATAAGTGAAAAAATTGTCGGTACCGGTAACTAACTGGGCGGTAGTAATCGGACCGCCAACGGGGGTAGCCAGCGCGTGGGTATCTTTCCAGCCTTCCCTGATTAAGGTTCTTATTTCTTCTTGAATTGCTCTCAAGCGGCCTTTTTCCGGATTAAAGCCATTCTTTAGGTAGTTATCTTTTAGACGGTAAAAAGCTTCTTTTGTAGGTGCGGGATGTTCAACTAGTGAGGGTTGTGCATAAGGCAGGTATTCTAATACAGCACCCAGATTCTCTACCGGGGTAAACAAGTCGGTCCCGGCAACCACCACGTCTCCGCCGAATTTTTGATGGGCTTTGATTTTGGCTTTGGCCATGGCCTCACCGTCGAGCAGGACCTGATCAACTCTAACGCCCCCCTCGCGAATGCCCCGTGTCATCAACAACGGGTTTACGGGTAACTGGTCCGGCAGCTCTTGCATAGTAACTGCCGCAAAAACTCGTTCTCGGCTGGTCATCTTGGACATATTGATTCACTCCCTTAATTTGTTAGTTTAAGCGTAGATATGGTCCTTTTCCAATGAATTCGTTATCCCGTTTCTCACCACCTTATTGCCAGAATAATAAATACTTTTGTTGTACATTGACGGTAAAAAAGTCACCCTATGTTATACGGCAGGTAGTTCTTTTGATAAGGTTTTTTCTATTGCCTCTTCGATGATGCTCCGTACCGGCCCAATGTTACGGATTTTTTCAAAATCATCGTCGGACAAATTTCGGATAAATGCAGCTCCATATATAGTTGCAAGTACTTCTTCTGTAGATAACAAGTTATCCAAGGGCGCGGCAATAACCGGTGAACTTTTGGCCAATTCAGTGATTAATCGGGCGATTCCGGCCCTATCCCGATTCGCTACGGACCTACCCAAAGCACAAAGGTCGGTTGACCCATGCAGTACAACATGAGGTGGAAGCTCTTGCCTTATTTCCTGAACACTCATCCCCTTAGCTTTAGTATCCAGATTAAATATCTTGATACCGAGCTCAACTACATCCTTCAGAATTGGTCGAATGGCTCCACAACTGTGAAAGCAAATTGCGGCAGAGGTTAACTGTCTGAGTCTGGTCAGCGATGAATGCATAAAGGGTCGAATATATTTGCGAAAATCCATCGGAGAAAAAAACATGCCATCCTGGTGGCCCAAATCATCGGCATAAATGATTATATCTGGTTCATAAGGAAGTGAGCTCAACATATATTTATAGGCATCTACTATAGTTTCTGCGGACCATTCGAGTAGCGCTGTAGCAATTTGCCAATTATCTGCAATATCTTCCATAAACTGCCAGGTACTGCGCAGCATGAAGCATAGATTTAGGAGACCGGGGCAAGGCGCATCTGCGATTATAAGGTAGTTATTTGCAATATTAGATTCAATGGGTTGTATCTTCTGATGCCATTGGATTTTGGGATAACGCACAATATCGCTGAGCGCCGCTGTTTCTAGAGGGTGGTTGACAGGAAAAAAAGCACTTCCATCCTGTATCCATTTAACGCCATAGGCATCAATAAAGCTATCATCTGTTATTGCGGGGAAGTCAAATAACAAACCACTACGGACAAAATCAGATCCTAGCCGGATACAATCCAGCGGCTCCAAAGGTACTGTTCCGTATACAGGATGAGCTGCTTTGTCTTTTGCCTTATGGGGAAGTACATTGTTCCGGATACCAGTGAGAGACGTAGTTCCAATATCAATCAGTGGCAAGCCTGATTGTTTTCCGGAAATAATGGATGCTAATCTTGACCGAAGATTCATCGTTTTATTTCACCTACAGTTTGAACATATTCCACAAAGCGTGTCCTTCAGGCAGTTTATGACCATCCAATTCTTGAGCCGCAAAGCCATAAAACACTTCGGCAGTCGCAGAAACATGGGCTGCCACTGCTGCTTTTTCAATGATGCCATAGTGCAAGTAATCTGCACCTGCTGCACGACAAGCAACAAGTGCTGTTGCCAAAGATAGATTTACCCATTCCCGGCCTAGTTGACTGACACTGGTCCATTGTGGAAAACAGTTAGAGAAGGCACAACCGGCAGGATAGCCGAAACGTTCACGAACAGCCTGAATTTGCCGAATATTCAGACCAATTGAGGGTGGATCCATCGTGCCTAAGTCCACAATAGGGGCTTCTACTCCAATCTCCTTTAACATCGGCTGATAATAGTTCTCGATCATCTCACAACTTCCCTCAGGTGTTGGGTTGCTTACATCACTGGCAAGTATCATGACAGCGGCGGGGCGTTGCCGGCAGAGTAATTCCAACTCTTCGTCTTCTGTATCCTCATTCAGCGAAGCATAAATTACCCGATTTAGAATTCCCAGTTTAGCGGCAGCCTCAAGGCCAGCCATGCGGGCCTCGGCTTCAGAAGCATTTATAAATAAAGGAAGGGTTGTACGCACACTAACAAATTCTAAAAAGCGTTCCATGGCTTCGGGTGAAGCGGCAATGATGTCAAATGCCATTTGCACACCGTATCTTTTACTGAGTTTATTTACACGGTCCACCAATTCTGTCGCGCGATTTTCGTCAAATTCGCCGGCAAATGGATCAGAAACAAGAGAATGTTTGTCATAAAAAATGCTCCCTACCGCTAAGCCGGTATTCGATCCCATTGGCCCACCTATTATAGTGTCACCTATCTTCAGTACGTGAAAATTTGCCAACTTCAATTCCTCCTTCTTTTAGATAACATTTTTTTAAGTAAAAAATCATGGAGAAAGTCTGCGCAGAAACCATTTCTCTTGATATCAGCAATCAAGCAACCAAGTTTTTCTACCGAAAACTTCCTCCTATTGGCAGAACCTAAAGTTTAAGGATGATTGGAAGACTTGATTTTATCAGATTGCTTAGTATCTTTTACCAACGCCAAATACTGTACAACCAAAGCCGACAAAATTAGGATTCCTAATCCAAGAAAGACAGGTTTAAGAACAAATGCATAGTTTTGTTTGGAAATAACTGCCACAAAAGCTGTTGCACCACCAGGAGGATGTAATGTGTTAGTAATATTCATTAAAACCATTGCCAAGGCAACGCTAATAGAGACACTCCACCAATTCGATCCCAGAAGCTGGTATACGGTGACACCAGCTAAAGCAGATAACAGTTGCCCACCCACAATACATTTAACTTTTGTCATCGAAACCGGAGACGCAAATAATACTATGGCAGAACTGGCTAGAGACGGGAAAAGAAGTGCTGCTTCATATTGATAGCCCAAATAAGCTATTGGAGAAATCCCGAGAAACGTTCCTAACGTGGCGACCATTAAATAACCTGGTTTTGCCCTTCTGATAATGTCACAGACCCGTTTAATAATCTGATTTATCAAAAGGAACAACTCCTTAAATCAGATAGAAATTGGCGGTGCCAGAGAGCTCCTGTACAATGTAGTCATATTTTTGAAAACAAATTTGTATCTGGCCTCATTATAAAACGCACTATATTGTATGTCAATATATTTTATTGTATAATATTAATTTTTATTGTATAACATTGTATAATAAACGTTTTAAAAGCCTATACTTTACTTGATATGTTCAATACGCTGTGATATCATTTTAATGAAAATATAAAAAAGTAGGAGAAGGCGGTTAACATGAATGAGGAACTGCTAACAGTAGACGAAGTAGCAGACATTTTAAGAACAACCCCCAATACAATCTATAGATGGTTGCGAGCCGGAAAACTGCCCGGTGTTAAAATCGGGAAAGAATGGCGCATAAGACGAGAGACCCTGGAACTCAAGCTTAGCGAGACCAATACCGTCATTATCAAAGACCAGAGTTTGCTGGATAACATTCATCCTCAACATGATCATGTGATGGCAGTTACCCGCAACACAAATAATCTGTATAATCTTGAGGCAGAGTTTTTTAAAAAGGGGTTGTCGAGAGGATCTAGATTGTTTAAGGGATGCTGGTGGCAGCATCCTGATGACGTTAGA from Thermincola ferriacetica harbors:
- a CDS encoding DUF4855 domain-containing protein — encoded protein: MNGRKSYGFTHVFLQPNYYATQAPLEDRMERAAALAQKYGTGIEIELFTTTCINGSTVIITDALFTRCICKKEANTPKERIL
- a CDS encoding 1,4-dihydroxy-6-naphthoate synthase; protein product: MRIAFSPCPNDTFIFHAWVHGLIPGAPKLEVTYADIDITNSLAAGGNGPEVIKISYAALPWVLSDYALLPCGGALGRGCGPLVLTSLKAGNTEDPAVLAGKRIAVPSERSTAYLLFRLWAAQKVPGGVGEIVVMPFHEIMPAVRDGAVDAGLVIHEARFTYPSYGLDLLADLGSWWEADTNLPIPLGAIVARRNLDLTAVADWIRASLRYAWAHPEASREYVMCHAQELSPEVAQAHINLYVNEFSENLGETGYQAVTTLLSRAAQAGLVPRVDLAALS
- a CDS encoding HPP family protein, with amino-acid sequence MINQIIKRVCDIIRRAKPGYLMVATLGTFLGISPIAYLGYQYEAALLFPSLASSAIVLFASPVSMTKVKCIVGGQLLSALAGVTVYQLLGSNWWSVSISVALAMVLMNITNTLHPPGGATAFVAVISKQNYAFVLKPVFLGLGILILSALVVQYLALVKDTKQSDKIKSSNHP
- a CDS encoding futalosine hydrolase, translating into MNLPKKRILVMTAVQAERDAVLRGLKGDQRFDVCLAGVGPAAAAANTARILATAEYDLVVSAGIGGGFPGRAEIGSLVVANEIVAADLGAETPKGFMSLDELGFGCTRVQADLCLVNRLTEALFAANLPVSAAPILTVSTVTGTAESAVEMAARVPGAAAEAMEGYGVAVAGQALGVPVLEIRSVSNLVGLRERSTWRIDEALAALEAASSVLLEVLL
- a CDS encoding uroporphyrinogen decarboxylase family protein — encoded protein: MNLRSRLASIISGKQSGLPLIDIGTTSLTGIRNNVLPHKAKDKAAHPVYGTVPLEPLDCIRLGSDFVRSGLLFDFPAITDDSFIDAYGVKWIQDGSAFFPVNHPLETAALSDIVRYPKIQWHQKIQPIESNIANNYLIIADAPCPGLLNLCFMLRSTWQFMEDIADNWQIATALLEWSAETIVDAYKYMLSSLPYEPDIIIYADDLGHQDGMFFSPMDFRKYIRPFMHSSLTRLRQLTSAAICFHSCGAIRPILKDVVELGIKIFNLDTKAKGMSVQEIRQELPPHVVLHGSTDLCALGRSVANRDRAGIARLITELAKSSPVIAAPLDNLLSTEEVLATIYGAAFIRNLSDDDFEKIRNIGPVRSIIEEAIEKTLSKELPAV
- a CDS encoding type II toxin-antitoxin system PemK/MazF family toxin, which translates into the protein MTSNKKRPVLVLSNNNYNSKTEDIVVAAITSNLTAKDYIVMLTGNDLDEGTLKVGFLRKGG
- a CDS encoding tetrahydromethanopterin S-methyltransferase subunit H family protein encodes the protein MANFHVLKIGDTIIGGPMGSNTGLAVGSIFYDKHSLVSDPFAGEFDENRATELVDRVNKLSKRYGVQMAFDIIAASPEAMERFLEFVSVRTTLPLFINASEAEARMAGLEAAAKLGILNRVIYASLNEDTEDEELELLCRQRPAAVMILASDVSNPTPEGSCEMIENYYQPMLKEIGVEAPIVDLGTMDPPSIGLNIRQIQAVRERFGYPAGCAFSNCFPQWTSVSQLGREWVNLSLATALVACRAAGADYLHYGIIEKAAVAAHVSATAEVFYGFAAQELDGHKLPEGHALWNMFKL
- a CDS encoding MtaA/CmuA family methyltransferase, producing MSKMTSRERVFAAVTMQELPDQLPVNPLLMTRGIREGGVRVDQVLLDGEAMAKAKIKAHQKFGGDVVVAGTDLFTPVENLGAVLEYLPYAQPSLVEHPAPTKEAFYRLKDNYLKNGFNPEKGRLRAIQEEIRTLIREGWKDTHALATPVGGPITTAQLVTGTDNFFTYLAEDPDFAKEVIELSLDVVKNVCRMMFEAGVDVCNILDPFCSSDILPPEMYREFGLPYQQRLFAYIKEIGGIGFTHTCTFTQPIWSDIANSGTFNFNGDMYPGADHAKRAIGDKISLMGTVSPYSTLVHGTPEDVAREVKKLAVEVGYNGGFVCMPGCDIDWTVPEENMRALIDTCASIKYPIDIEALGDLSNVYLAGHPNHPGMRKISTDNDQMVRMGIQKKANKTPEEEVYSNLADAILEYDGDKVVEWTKKGLELGLTPQQIIFDGLSLGMKMVGDLYERNERFITDMIKSAKTMEKAMAILVPLLEASGAGDGNKKTVVVGLIRGNTQDIGKNLVVLMLKANGFNVIDLGKNVKPEQFVEAAEANNAVAIGISVMTNSSVIYAEKTVELLKAKGLADKYLVMTGGAAMNEQIASQIGAKYGSDANAAVSLVKEHIKATA